One Candidatus Scalindua japonica genomic region harbors:
- a CDS encoding tyrosine-type recombinase/integrase produces MFKRSDIWWTCISHNGRKVQRSLETSDKKLAQAIEAKIRTEIVEGKYYERLTGQRKTFKDMMDRFMKDYAPTVSMNTQEGYKYYLKNLNRFFGNPGLMSITPKIVTKYKLYRRDNGASPSTVNRELYMLSKAFNLAVKEWEWLKDNPVSRVQKERENNEVDRWLTEDEERRLLGNSPDWLREIIVFALNTGLRQDELLSLEWSRVNLLRKTILIQKTKNNKPNTLPLNSIALNVLMKKHESKVRSIKNDLVFISKSGSKICKRNLIRAFAQALEKAEIKDFTFHCLRHTFATRLAQNGVDIYKIAKLLNHKDLKNTQRYSHHCPESLMVGVQILEKFDYNFTTMAQKGG; encoded by the coding sequence ATGTTTAAACGAAGCGATATCTGGTGGACGTGTATTAGTCATAACGGCAGGAAGGTTCAGAGAAGTCTTGAAACCTCTGACAAAAAGCTTGCACAAGCTATAGAGGCGAAGATCAGGACTGAGATTGTGGAGGGAAAGTATTATGAGAGATTGACAGGACAGCGCAAAACCTTCAAGGATATGATGGACAGGTTTATGAAGGATTATGCTCCTACAGTCTCAATGAATACTCAAGAAGGATACAAATATTATTTAAAAAATCTTAACAGGTTTTTTGGCAATCCGGGGTTGATGTCTATAACACCTAAGATTGTAACGAAATATAAATTGTATCGCAGAGATAACGGAGCAAGCCCTTCAACTGTAAACCGTGAGCTTTATATGCTTTCAAAGGCTTTCAATCTGGCAGTTAAAGAGTGGGAGTGGCTAAAGGATAATCCTGTTTCCAGGGTACAGAAGGAGCGGGAGAACAATGAAGTTGACAGGTGGCTGACAGAAGATGAGGAGAGAAGGCTTCTTGGAAATAGTCCTGACTGGCTACGTGAGATAATAGTTTTTGCTTTGAACACAGGTTTACGACAGGATGAATTGTTATCCCTTGAGTGGAGCCGTGTAAATCTGCTCCGTAAAACTATTCTGATACAAAAGACTAAGAATAATAAGCCCAACACTCTTCCTCTGAATAGCATAGCATTGAATGTCCTTATGAAAAAGCATGAAAGTAAGGTGAGAAGCATTAAGAATGATCTTGTGTTTATCAGTAAGTCAGGTTCAAAGATTTGTAAGCGTAACCTGATAAGGGCTTTTGCCCAGGCATTAGAGAAGGCGGAGATTAAGGATTTTACATTTCATTGTCTTCGTCACACCTTTGCCACAAGATTAGCCCAGAATGGTGTAGATATTTATAAAATAGCGAAGCTCTTAAATCATAAAGACCTGAAGAATACGCAACGCTATTCGCACCATTGTCCGGAAAGTTTAATGGTTGGTGTTCAGATTTTGGAAAAGTTTGACTACAATTTTACTACAATGGCTCAAAAAGGTGGTTGA
- a CDS encoding GxxExxY protein has product MKEEDRLSKEIIGAAIEVHRHLGAGLLESAYEECLCKELEIRDIGFERQKPLAVVYKGITLDCGYKLDVIVEGKVILELKSVNKFEPIHDAQLLTYLKLAGLKLGILINFNVSILKDGIKRIVNNL; this is encoded by the coding sequence ATGAAAGAAGAAGATCGGTTGTCAAAAGAAATCATAGGTGCAGCAATTGAGGTGCATCGTCACCTTGGTGCGGGGTTATTAGAATCAGCATACGAAGAGTGTCTTTGTAAGGAATTGGAAATTAGAGATATTGGGTTTGAGAGACAAAAACCTCTTGCTGTGGTTTACAAGGGAATAACATTAGATTGTGGATATAAACTGGATGTAATAGTCGAAGGCAAAGTAATTTTGGAATTAAAGTCTGTTAACAAGTTTGAACCAATTCACGACGCACAACTTTTGACATATTTAAAGCTTGCAGGTTTAAAATTGGGAATTTTGATCAATTTCAATGTTTCAATTTTAAAAGACGGGATTAAGAGAATAGTCAATAATCTTTAA
- a CDS encoding reverse transcriptase domain-containing protein, producing MRKLGITTLRDRIAQQVVKDYMEKRIDCLFHENSYGYRPMKSAHQAIDQVKQNCYKHDWVIDMDISRFFDEIDHVLMLKAVEHVSGEKWVKMYVERWLGMPVQKQDGTLQPKAGKGTPQGGVISPLLANLYLHFSLDVWLSKHYPQVSFVRYADDAVVHCTSRAEAETVLESIKQRLAEVKLQVNEEKTRISYCRDYRRRATHSDCKFEFLGFSYQPRARKSKRDGKNFTAFAAEISRSNQKRIRSVIKEMKIWRNTKVEISEISKRFNAKLRGWIAYYGKYSKRS from the coding sequence ATGCGTAAATTAGGAATAACGACACTGCGAGATCGTATAGCGCAACAAGTAGTGAAGGACTACATGGAGAAGAGGATAGACTGCCTTTTTCATGAGAATTCCTATGGATACAGGCCAATGAAAAGTGCACATCAAGCCATAGACCAAGTCAAACAGAACTGCTACAAGCATGACTGGGTGATAGATATGGACATAAGCAGGTTCTTTGATGAAATAGATCATGTGCTGATGCTAAAAGCAGTAGAACATGTTTCAGGAGAGAAGTGGGTAAAGATGTATGTAGAGAGATGGTTAGGTATGCCTGTGCAAAAGCAAGATGGCACGCTACAGCCAAAGGCCGGGAAGGGCACGCCGCAAGGAGGAGTAATAAGCCCTTTGCTTGCAAACCTCTACTTGCACTTTTCACTTGATGTGTGGCTATCTAAGCACTACCCGCAAGTGAGCTTTGTGAGATACGCAGATGATGCAGTGGTACACTGCACAAGCAGAGCAGAGGCAGAAACAGTACTGGAATCGATAAAACAGAGACTGGCAGAGGTAAAACTGCAAGTTAACGAGGAGAAGACACGTATATCGTATTGCAGAGACTACAGACGTAGAGCAACGCATAGCGATTGTAAGTTTGAATTCCTTGGATTCAGCTATCAGCCAAGAGCAAGAAAGAGCAAGAGGGATGGCAAGAATTTTACAGCATTTGCAGCCGAAATAAGCCGATCCAACCAGAAGAGAATACGGTCAGTGATAAAAGAGATGAAGATCTGGCGTAATACGAAGGTTGAAATATCTGAGATTTCCAAACGATTTAATGCTAAGCTTCGAGGGTGGATAGCGTATTATGGGAAGTATAGTAAAAGGAGCTGA